The genomic segment TGTCCATGTCCATGACTGTGACCATGTCCTCCTTTCACATGTCTCACAAATTTCTCCACAACAAGAAAGGCAACAATTCCACTGAGAACCCACAGTCCCACAGACAGAATGGGGCCCTGGCCTGGGAATGGAGGCATTGAGACATTAAAGGAGATGTGCATTACAGACTCCTCCTCCTCAAGTGCAGGAGGTGAGGAATAGGGAGAGACAGACCTTCCCCAGCACCCCAGCTCCCATCCCCATCTGTCTCTTCCTCACCACTGTGGGAGTGTCCATGTCCGTGTTGCTCCAGAGTGTGGTGAGAATGAGGTTCTGGAAGATGGGGGGAAAACCAGATGAGGGAATATCTGACACAAAGGGTGTGTATTTGGGGGAATATCGAAAGGTCAGGGATCATAAAGGAGAAAGAACCCTTTTCCCCCAAAGAACAAAATAGGTTAGATTTGAGGTAGAAGTCAGAGGTTACTTACCAAGAGCATGAGGAATGAGGTGCAGGAAGGCATCTCCCAGGAGGCCACCGGAAGCAAAACTGAGCAAGATCTGAAGTAGAGAGCGATGCCGGGGGGAGTTTGACTCCACGGGGATAAGGAAGAGGACAAAAAATGGAGCTGCTGAGATCAGCACTGTGGCCCCCAGTGCCTGGTGAGGGAGAGTCAGGGTCAAGTACTGTGGTGTTTTCCAACAATCCAGAACCAGCCCCTCTCTCTCCCATCCCCTGGAGACTCACATAAGCCCAGAGAGTGACAGCATCCAGGTCCTGCTTGATGCCTGGAGCCCCAGACTCCCCATAGCCTCCATGGCTATGCTCATGGTCATGTCCATGTCCTCTGTGGAAGAGGCTCTCATGGGAGTGGCCATGGCTATGGCCATGGTGTAAATCCTCATGTGAATGTCCATGGTCGTGACCGTGGGTATGTCCATGCCAGATGCTCTCGTGAGTGTGGCCATGGCCATGGGCATGGCTGTGTCCATGGTGGAAATCTTCATGTGAGTGCCTGTgactgtggccatggaagtccTCTTGCAGATCGTCGTGCAGGTCGTCATGACCCGCGAGTCCAGCCACCAGAAGCCCCAAGGCCGCCCAGGTCAGCAGTCCCACGGCCACCCAGTGGGGGGCCCCCAGGCCTCTGGCCATCACGCTGaccagagggacagagacagtgACTCCACTTGACTCAACTCTATACCTACACAGGGTCAGCTTTACTCCAATAGCGCCCTCCGTCCACCTCTATGGGCCGCTCTCCCATTCCCTTAAGTTCCCACCTACCTACATTGTTCCCAAGACTAGTTCTCTTTATCCCGAACCCCCTCCCGGATGTAGGGCCCTGGGACACTAGTCTTTCACCAGCCACTTTACAGACTCTCTGGGCCCTCGTCTCTATGACTCATTAGGTAAGGAAAAGGCTTAGAAAGGATGgtagagaaaaacagagaattcTCACCAGCTCCGGGATCCTCTCCTTTCCCGGTTTGCTCGGACGTGGCAGTCCCGCCTTTAGCTCCCGCGAGAACAGGAAGTTCCGTTCCACCTTCGTCCTAGTGCCTTTACCAATATGGCGGTACTCTGGTAGCGACGAATCCATCCTGCACtgatgcgcatgcgcgagtgtgGAGGTTATTTGAGGGGAGGGTGGGCGAGGCGGGCTAACAGGCCGGAGGAGACCGCCTCCTCGGTTTCCAACTAGACGAGGGGGCGGGAACTCGCGCCGAGACTTCCCGTCTGTACAAAGATGGCTGCCACATTGGCGCTGTCATTTTGGTACAGAGCAGAGCGACGGGCTTAATTCTACCCAATCCAGGCCAGAGTCTTTCTCTCAGGGGCTTCCTCGTGCTCAGCTACTCCTCCGATCAACCCCTGGGAATCCCTGGGAGCTCTTCGGTATCCCTACTCTCAGCCAGGGATATGTCTTGGGCCGCTCGCCCGCCCTTCCTCCCTCAGCGGCATGCCGCAGGGCAGTGTGGGCCGGTGGGGGTGCGAAAAGAAATGCATTGTGGGGTCGCGTCCCGGTGGCGGCGGCGACGGCCCTGGCTGGATCccgcagcggcggcggcggcggcggtggcagGCGGAGAACAACAAACCCCGGAGCCGGAGCCGGGGGAGGCTGGACGGGACGGGATGGGCGACAGCGGGCGGGGTGAGTGTCCCAGCAGAAGGGCAGGCGAGCCAGTAACCGCGTTATCTGCAACCCCTCCCCCACACCCTCCTCTGGTTTTCCTGGCGCTCCCGCCCCCTTGTTTGTAAACACGCGTCCCCTCCCTCCCGAGGGCCTTAGCACCCTCCTccccggggcggggcggggaagGGGAGCTTCCGCCCTCCTAACCGTGACCGCTTGAGGCCTTGGGCACCGGAGGTCGCGGGCGTGGGAAGGGCACGATTCCTCTTAAGCTTCAGAACTTTGGGCGTTTAAAGGCAGATCCTGCGTCGTAGGAGGGGTCTCTCCCGCCTATCTCTTTCCCCTGCACGCTCTGGCTACCTGGCTTTACGCTGGGAATAGAGGGGCTCGATGGTCTACCCCACGTGTTGCCCCACCCACGAGACAGGTGTGGCTTTAGGATGACCTGGTATTCAAATAGATCGGTTGGAAAATTTTCCTCACCTGAACTATCCTCCTCTCCTTGtcacctccctcctctcaccACAATGAGGAGTTATGCTGTGTTTTTTTAGCCAGTCAAATATAGCAGTGGGGGGTTGTATATCAATTTTAGTGACACTAATGTTTATTAATAAGTTCTGATAACCCACTACCATCGGACCAGCCGGAGTTACACAGTTGTTTGGCAGCAGGGTGTCTCTGGACTTGGGGATGGGTGGAGTGGGCTGGGTCCGGCACGGTGGGGTATTAGAGAATTAAAGTCTCTAGTTGGATGTTTGaagactcattttctttttttgtctcttctGTCTCTTTTGTGTCTGTGTACGTGTACATACCCCTCCCTAAGACTCCCGAAGCCCAGACAGCTCCTCCCCAAATCCCCTTCCCCAGGGagtccctcccccttctcctcctggaCCACCCCTGCCCCCTTCAACAGCTCCATCCCTTGGAGGCTCTGgggccccacccccacctccgaTGCCACCCCCCCCACTGGGCTCTCCCTTTCCAGTCATCAGTTCTTCCATGGGGTCCCCTGGTCTGCCCCCTCCAGCTCCCCCAGGATTCTCCGGGCCTGTCAGCAGCCCCCAGGTGAGAGGTTGTGACCAACTTACTGCCTGGCCACTTTCgttttcttgttttccttgtaACCGAGGATCCATATGTGAACTTCCCCATGGCCCATTGACCTTCCAATTCTCTAATCTTGTCAGTCCTGTGGTCTTTGTGAGACCCCTTGCCTTTCCTGAGGTGACTGATGTTTCAGTGCATGCTTCCTCCCCTAAAAGAACCctaatattctttgtttttgtgtgtgtgtgttttgttttgttttgttttttgagatggagtcttgctctgttgcccaggctggagtgcagtggcacgatctcggctcactgcaacctctgcctcctgggttcaagcgattctcctgcctcagcctcctgagtatctgggattacaggtgcctaccaccacgcccagctaattctgatATTCTTGATGTCCTTTTCATCTATCAGTGATTTTCTGCCCTTTTGGTCCCATCTGCTTTCCCAAGACACCTGCCCTTCAGGGTCACTGTGTTGCACAATTTCGGGGGGCCTGTTTATTCTCTTTGGGGTTGTGCTCCAGGGATGGCCCTTCACATAGACTGCAGTGTAAATGATGCCCTCTGGAATGTGCACTGCAGGGCCTTGCTTAGTGGTAGGGAATGATTTCCATCACTTCTGTGAGATTCTCCTTCCCAACAAGTCTTCCTGTGACTTCCCTATTTCCCCCATCCCAGATTAACTCAACAGTGTCACTCCCTGGGGGTGGGTCTGGCCCCCCTGAAGATGTGAAGCCACCAGTCTTAGGGGTCCGGGGCCTGCACTGTCCACCCCCTCCAGGTGGCCCTGGGGCTGGCAAACGGCTATGTGCAATCTGCGGGGACAGAAGCTCAGGTATGGGGCTCAGAGGATGAACAGAGAGGGAGAGTCTGGGCCGTGTATCATCACCTGTGGGATTCCCAGGGCTTATGGGGTTTGGTCAGAGCAAGTGACCTGGGGGAGGCTTGATGAGAGTAAAGAAACTGAAGCTGAGATGTAGGATGCAGTTGGGGGGAAGGTCAGAGGGAAAAGGGAGTGCCTGTAGGGTTTCTGAACAGTGGGGAGACTGGGACTGGATCATCACTCAGCTCCTGGTTCCCTATCTCTGTATTTGGCAAACGGAGAGGACTTAAACTTTAAGTTTTGCTAGGGGGAGATTGGAAAGAGACTAAATGGTGAAGCTGTCTCCATGCAACCTTCTTATTGCTCCTCCCGTTTCCCTGTAGGCAAACACTATGGGGTTTACAGCTGTGAGGGTTGCAAGGGCTTCTTCAAACGCACCATCCGCAAGGACCTTACATACTCTTGCCGGGACAACAAAGACTGCACAGTGGACAAGCGCCAGCGGAACCGCTGTCAGTACTGCCGCTATCAGAAGTGCCTGGCCACTGGCATGAAGAGGGAGGGTAAGGACCTGCCCTACCCAGGTGTCTTAGACCACATACCCTTCTCCCCTATCCGACTCAGACTGTGTACGTCTCTGGAAGGCTGGACTGTTCTCTCTCCTCTAGAGGGCGATATTTGATTTCTCTCTCCCTTTGCAGCTCTCCTCCCTGTTACCCTGTTCTGGcccttcagtttccttcttaatgATTAGGCCTCTGTGGCCTGCACCTGTGACCCCTCCCTAGACTGGTCCTAGGATAGAATAACTTTTCCTTACCCATGATGGGCTGTCTCCCCATTTCTAACCTAAGTAGTTCCTCCTCTCTTTGATTCCATGGACCTTCTCTGGTCTTTGTTTCCTGTTATCTGTGGTCTTTCCTCTAACTCCTGGGACTCTGACACTCTTAAGCTTACAGACTTTACTGAAGACCTCAGGGCTTCCCTTCCTTCTCCATCTTATCTTCTTAAGTCAGATTCCTAGGATTCTGAGAGACCCTTTAGAGTGCATCTTGGTCAAAACGCCCACTTTAGAGAAGATGAGCCTGAGGCTTGGCTTTCCCAAGGTCATGCAACAAAGGAGTGGCAGGCAGGTTTGGGATCAGAACCCACATCTCTGAAGACCTAGGCCAGTGCTCCTTTCACTGCCTATTTGTTGAGTAAGAAGAGCACAAGATTTGCACTCAGACACACTTAGATTAAGTTGTATGACCTGCTATGTAGTATATGAATTTAAGCAAACTAATCTCTTTGAATCCCAagttcttcatctttaaaaatgagaataaatgcTTCCAGCATCATTATGATAattgaataaatgttaaaatgtgcTTAGCATGTTTCttggcatattttatttaaaaaaaaattttttttcaatcagCTTTCTCAGGCATGTTTTTTAACCATGTAGTAGGCTCTCCATTTAAATTCCTCCCTAATTCTTTTACCTACCTCACCTTTCCAGACTGACTTATCTGCCCTTTTATAACCCTTGCTTCAGGGCTGCCCCCAGTCCACCCTTTCTAGTGACGTCCCCATTCATATAAATATCTCCCAAGGGCCATGAGATCCTGATGAGGCCAAGTATATTTGTGGAACCCCTTCATGGATGGCTGCtgactttccattttttctctcccGCTTCCCCCTGCAGCGGTACAGGAGGAGCGTCAGCGGGGAAAGGACaaggatggggatggggagggggctgggggagccCCCGAGGAGATGCCTGTGGACAGgatcctggaggcagagcttgctgtggaGCAGAAGAGTGACCAGGGCGTTGAGGGTCCTGGGGGAACCGGGGGTAGCGGCAGCAGCGTGAGTGTTGGGGTCAATCCACTCCCCTTGgtgatgggggttgggggaggcagTCTAGGTCTGTTCTAtatcccctccccctcctttcccctcatAACCTTCGTAACACTACTTGGGACTGGAAGTGCTGCCAAACAGGGTCTTTCAAACCTCTGAGGTGGATGTGATAGCTCCTTCTGTCTCCAATCCCCAAACAACCCACTGGCAGAACCACAGGCATGTcccaaataaataattgtttgCACGAATGCCAGAAGAGAAGCCTGACTTACAGGGATTGGTTTGGATGGGGCTCACAGGAAGACTATATGTAAGGAGGGGTTGTCAAAAGCCTCTTACAAGGGGCTCCCAGCGTATCTCAAAATCTTCCGTAACTCTTACCCCTGTCCCCTGCAGCCAAATGACCCCGTGACTAACATCTGTCAGGCAGCTGACAAACAGCTATTCACGCTTGTTGAGTGGGCGAAGAGGATCCCACACTTTTCCTCCTTGCCTCTGGATGATCAGGTCATATTGCTGCGGGCAGGTCAGTGACCTTGGATCCCTTTGACCTCTTGACATTTGACCCCTCTTTGACTTCCCAACCTTTAGTGACCCCAGTGGCCTTACCTTGTGTACTCGGAGCCAAACTTGCTGACCTCGCcacctcttttctccttttcttctactGATGTGCTTTGAATCCCTTGGCCTGATTTCTGGCTCCTGACCCTTGCTgccccacccaggctggaatgagcTCCTCATTGCCTCCTTCTCCCACCGATCCATTGATGTTCGAGATGGCATCCTCCTTGCCACAGGTCTTCATGTGCACCGCAACTCAGCCCATTCGGCAGGAGTAGGAGCCATCTTTGATCGGTCAGTGGCCCTCGGCTAGGCTGGCATGTAGATAGAGGGGGTGGGGCTATAGGCTGGTCCGTGTCCAAGGCTGGCTGAGCTGTGACCTTTGAGTGACCTGCAGGTCCCTCTCCAGGGTGCTGACAGAGCTAGTGTCCAAAATGCGTGACATGAGGATGGACAAGACAGAGCTTGGCTGCCTGAGGGCAATCATTCTGTTTAATCCAGGTAAGAGGAGGATTACCTTTGTCTCTCAAGGCCAAGGCAACCTTGGAGCCTCCTCTTCTCCGAGACTCCTAAGTTACCCAGCTATCCCCCTCAGTAAGACCCTCAACCTGGAAATCTCCCAACTGGCCAAGGAAAAACCCACATCCACGGATCCATCCCACAAACCCAGTGGGCCCTGCTTCCCTTGCCAGGCCTCTGGTAAAGGGCAAGCAAATGCAGCCCAAAAGGGGCATCCTGTGACTGACATCCACACGGCCATCCTGATTTGgtttgtcttcatttctcttcctcctctcttccctgccaTCCCAGATGCCAAGGGCCTCTCCAACCCTAGTGAGGTGGAGGTCCTGCGGGAGAAAGTGTATGCATCACTGGAGACCTACTGCAAACAGAAGTACCCTGAGCAGCAGGGACGGTGAGATGGGGCTGGGGGCACTGAGGCTCCCTTGGGAGTGGGGAGTGCGATGAGGATGTATTTAGGGCCCGTGTGCTTCCAGCTCTCAAtccccctctcccacctccactcCAGGTTTGCCAAGCTGCTGCTACGTCTTCCTGCCCTCCGGTCCATTGGCCTTAAGTGTCTAGAGCATCTGTTTTTCTTCAAGCTCATTGGTGACACCCCCATCGACACCTTCCTCATGGAGATGCTTGAGGCTCCCCATCAACTGGCCTGAGCTCAGACCCTGACGTGGTGCTTCTCACACTGGAGGAGCACACATCCTAGAGGGACTCCAAGccctggggcagggtggggggccATGTTCCCAGAACCTTGATGGGGTGAGAAGTACAGGGCAGAACCAAGAACATAAACCCTCCAAGGGATCTGCTTGATATCCCAAGTTGGAAGGGACCCcagatccctgtgaagactgGTTGTCTCCCTTCAGTGGCCTTGAGTCTCTGAATTTGTCGGGGTCTCCCGTGATTTGGGGTGATTTCTCACCCTCTGTCCTTCCCCCAGCACAAAGCACTGGCCCTGCCTCCAGGACCTTGCTTCCTTCTCATCTTGCCTCATTTTGCTTCCCATCTGAAGAGTGGAAATGGGGAACTCCCCCAGAGGTGGATATTGGGGGGCAGGCCCCCCAAACTGATGGACATGAGAGTAGGGCCTGACAGGCCTTCCTCTTCTCAAACCTGGCAGATGGGGGCCTCTCTGGAAGAGGGAGGGGCCCTGTTACTGTCCAGAGTCTCTTTTTACACTTCACCTCCTTCTGCAGTCAGACTGAAATATaaaagtggtggtggtggtggtgaagggGCTGGTGGAGATGTATGAACCGATctgctatttttaatttcctctgaggatagaGACTTGCAGTTAGACTCAAAGAAGTACTGTACTTTCCCAGGTTGACTAAGAAATGCCAGTGGTGGAGGTGGGTGTTTGGGAAAGGCAGGGCCCTGAAATGGCCTGTCTCTAGGGCTCTCCAAGCACTAGCCTTCCCAGCTTTCCCCCTCCCCATCTCTTCTGTCTAACTTGGGGAAGGGGCCTGGGCTGTGAGGACAGGGCCCCCACAGGGGATGTTTTCCTGAGTGTAGTCCCGGAGGCCTTCCCTTCACAGCTCTCCTCCAGCCCTGGGCACATAGCATAGGTTGGGGACACAGGATCCTGGCCTGAGAATTGAGGGGAGGTGGCCAGCCCGCAGAGGTGGGGTGCTGGGGCTGCATGATTTTTGCCCTGCGTCCTTTCTCTTTGGGGCTCCTTTCCCCTCTCACTCATACATAAAATCGCTTTCAAATTAAAATCGCTGTTTTCTGGACTGAGGTGACTGTATGAGGATGGGCAGCGCCGTTTCGGGCTTGGGGGGGTATCCGGTTGGGAGCTCCGGACGCGATCCCTGGACGCTGCCACCGAGGTTCCCTGGGGCCCAAGAGGTGGACGCAGGGTGGGGGACACAAGGCAAGCTTTGtcggggaggggggagagggtgTGCCAGGCTAGGGGCGGGGCCGGCCAGAGGAGGAAGGGGGGCGGTGGCTTCTCAAAGGCGCCTTGTTCGCTCGTGCCCTCTCCGcgccagcgggcggcggcgcctcgGCTCGCTCCGGCCTTCCCTCCGGCCGCGCTGCGGGCTCCGGGCAGACCCGGCGCCGTGCCTGCTCGTGGGGGCGCACTGGGCGCTGAGCGCTGCGGGCTTCTCAGGCGTTGCCCGCCAGGAGGCGGCCCACGTCCCTGAGTGACCCCATTTCCCTGGACTCTTCCAACCAGAGTCAACTGCTCGCTCATCTTACCACTGCTCCCCCTCTACCTGGGCCTTGGGACTCCCTTACCGCGTCCCCCATGTGCATATCCTTGGACCTGACTATCCTGTGTTTGTCGGTGGGTTCCGGTCTCTGGCCTCTTGCTCCCCGTAGAACACCTCCCCACACATCCCCCGCCCCAGTTCGTCGCTATCTATAGCCTTGTCTATAAATACCCCCGCCCCGGCCCGCTCTGTAATTACACGGGGCGGGGTGAGGGAAGTAATTATGGAGACCTGATtatgggtggggtggggactgcGACCCCCCAGGCCCGCCTCTCCCCTCCCACTGTGCCCTAAATCCCACCCAGGTCTCTGCTGAAAGGGGACTCTGGGCCCCCAAGAGGGAGGGAACGGGAGTGGGTGTGTGTGACTGGACGTTTGGGTCCTAGAAAAGGAAGGGGCTAGGGAAGATATTTGGGTTCCCGAAAAGAGAATCTTAGGGTACAGGCCATTGAGACCTACAAGGAGCAggagagagccagagagaggGAGGGTTCTCGCCTCCCTCCCCAGGTGGAGACTGAGGGTGGGGTTTCCCCTTGGTGGCTGTGGGCGGGCGGCTGGAGGCAggggccgggccgggggcgggggcgAGGTGGGGGCTCTGGGCGCCAGGGTGGCCGGGGACACACAGAAGCGGCAGCCACCGAGGAGGGAGCAGTGCCGGGAGCCCCGACGGCGCCTTGCTGCATGGAGCTGGGCCGCTGACAGCTGCTGCTGCCCGCAGCCTCTGACCTCCCTGGGACTCCAGCGTCTGAGGCTCATAGTCTGCTCCCTGTCTTCTGTCAGCCTCAGAGCATCCAGCGTCTCAGGCCGACCtgggtccctgggtccctgggaCCCGGCGTTCCGGTTTCTCAGCCATGGAGCGGTGCAGCCGCTGCcatcgcctcctcctcctcctacctcTGGTGCTGGGGCTGAGCGCGGCCCCAGGCTGGGCAGGTAAGCGGAGTCCTGATGCCTGAGTCCTCGGAGTGTGGCTGGAGCTCCGAGTGTCTCCGGGAAGGGGACAGCTGATGCCTGGGGCAGGAGCTTCTGAGTCTAACAAGGAGATTTGGGGCTTCAAgggtccaggctggagggcaggacaCCTGTGTTCCTTGGATTCAGGGTAGGGATCTCTTCCTCCTTAAAGTGACTGGGGGAGGGCAGGTAGGGCTGAAAGGTGGAGGACCACTTTCGAGAGCCCTGAATGGGGATGGATGCTTGTCTTGGGTGCTTGGGAAGAGCTGAAGATGGCCAGAGCTAAAGATGGCCAGGGCCAGCCGGGTCCAGTCATTGCTGGTGTGGGGGTGGTAGATGCCAGTGTTGATGGGTGAGGCGTGTGTGTCTTCTGGCCTTTCTGTTGCTATCTCTGGGATAAGGGGTGAGCACCTGTGATTCAGAGCAGAGCCCAGTAAGCCCAGAAAGAAAGGGTGCCTTGACTACCTGTCTCATTAGCCTCCTGCACAGGgaccccctccccctccctgtgCCCTCAATGCTGCCACGCAGCTGGCTCTGGGGAG from the Macaca mulatta isolate MMU2019108-1 chromosome 4, T2T-MMU8v2.0, whole genome shotgun sequence genome contains:
- the SLC39A7 gene encoding zinc transporter SLC39A7 isoform X1, whose amino-acid sequence is MARGLGAPHWVAVGLLTWAALGLLVAGLAGHDDLHDDLQEDFHGHSHRHSHEDFHHGHSHAHGHGHTHESIWHGHTHGHDHGHSHEDLHHGHSHGHSHESLFHRGHGHDHEHSHGGYGESGAPGIKQDLDAVTLWAYALGATVLISAAPFFVLFLIPVESNSPRHRSLLQILLSFASGGLLGDAFLHLIPHALEPHSHHTLEQHGHGHSHSGQGPILSVGLWVLSGIVAFLVVEKFVRHVKGGHGHSHGHGHAHSHTHGSHGHGRQERSNKEKQSSEEEEKETGGVQKRRGGSTVPKDGPVRPQNAEEEKRGLDLRVSGYLNLAADLAHNFTDGLAIGASFRGGRGLGILTTMTVLLHEVPHEVGDFAILVQSGCSKKQAMRLQLLTAVGALAGTACALLTEGGAVGSEVAGGAGPGWVLPFTAGGFIYVATVSVLPELLREASPLQSLLEVLGLLGGVVMMVLIAHLE